In Acidobacteriota bacterium, the sequence CAGCGCGGTGGAGCCCGTCTTGCGCCACTTCTCGAAGGCCGCCGGCGACAGCTCGACAAGCAGCACCGCCACGTACGTGGCCACGCAGAGCGCGACCTCGAGCTGCGGCGAGTGCGTCCAGCGCCAGAAGTAGACGGGCACCTTCCAGAGGTTCCAGAAGCGTCCGAGGTCGATCATGACCGCCAGCACCGCGAGGCCGTAGCCGAGCAGGCTCGTGAGGATCGCGGGGCGCACGAGCGGGTGGTACTCGCCCTTGTTCAGCACGTACACGAGGAGGGCGATCGCGTACCCGCCGCACCCGAGGGCGGTGCCCGTGACCACGTCGATGCCAATCCAGATGCCCCAGGGATAGCCGTCGCTCAGGTTGCTGACCGCGCCGATGCCGGCCGCAAAGCGCCAGGCCGCGGCAGCGGCGCCCACGGCAATGGCGGCCAGCAGGGCCTTGAAGGCTGGCGTCAGCAGGCGGCCGCCGACCGGCGCGTGCATCACCGCGTGACTGCTCATGACGCCTCCCCTTTCCCTGCGGCCGCGTCAGCCGGCTGGCCCCCCTTCTTGCGGTTGCGCCACATCACGAACGCCAGCGCGCCGTAGAGGGCGACCGGCGCGACGAACCCCTGGTAGAGGCCTTCCTGGACGGTGTACGCGGTGTGCGGCACGCCGCGCGGACCGAAGTCGGGCAGCCCGATCTTCTCAAACGGCACGTGCGAGAGATAGAGCACCTGGGTGCCGCCCGCATCGTCTTCGCCGTAGATCTTCGGCACGTAGCGATCGGGGTGCTCGGCGAGCCGGCGCTTCGCTTCGGCGAGCAGCTCGCTGCGCTTGCCGTAGATGACCGCCTCGCGCGGGCAGACCTCGCAGCACGCTGGCCCATGGTTGGCCGGGAAGCGGCTGAACCCGTTCGTCTCGGCCAGCGTGGCCTCGGCGAACCGGTGCCGGCACAGCTCGCACTTCACGATGTTCGGCGCGACCTTGTGGTACTCGAACTTGGTCACGTTGAACGGGCACGCCATCATGCAATAGCGGCACCCGACGCAGTAGCGCTGGTCGTAGGTGACGATGCCCGTCACGGGGTCTTTCTTGAGCGATCCCAGCATGCAGGCGCTCGTGCAGGCCGGATCGACGCAGTGCATGCACTGCGCCTTCACGTACGACTGATAGGGGCCCTCGCGGTACAGCTTGATGACGTTCTTGGTCTTGCCGTTGAGATCGAGCGGCGCCTGGTAGAGCCCGTCGCTCCACGAGGTGTCGACCTCGAGATGGTTCGCTTCGGTGCACGCCACGACACACGCCTTGCAGCCGATGCACTTCGTCGTGTCGTACAGCATGCCGAGCGCGTCGGGCGGGGGCTCGCGACGCGCCCTGGCGGCCGACGCCGGCGCCACCGAGCCAGCGGCCATGGCGCCCGTCGCCGCGATGACCTTGAGGGCCTGTCGCCGTCCGAGCTTCATGGTCACCCCTCCTTCTTTCCGCCGTCGGCCTTCGGCGGCGCCTCGGTGTCCATCGACTTCGCGAACTTGTAGCCGGCGCCGAGCAGCGCGCCGCCTGCAAGGCCCGCTAGCCCGGCGGCAATGGCGCTCGCGTGGCCTTGTGAGGCGGCGATGGGTGGGTAGGTGTCGGGCGGCGTCGGCCGCTCGATGTCGACGGTGTCGTGCATCGGCACGCGGAAGGCCAGCGTCTGCTCGGTGCACCCGAAGCATGGGTGCCCGAGACCGATCGGCCAGGCGTCGGCCGACTCACCAAAGTGCAGCACCGAGCAGTTCGCGTGGGTCTGCGGCCCCTTGCAGCCCACCTTGTAGAGGCAGTAGCCCTGCTTGTGCGCCTCGTCGCCGTACCGGTCGACGAAGCGGCCGGCATCGAAGTGGGCCCGGCGCGGGCAGTGCTCGTGGATCGTCCGGCCGTACGCCCACTTTGGGCGCCCTTTGGCATCGAGCTCGGGCAGCGTGCCGAGCGCAACGTACTGGAGCACGGTCCCGAGCAGGTTGTAGGGGTTCGCGGGGCAGCCCGGAATCGTGACGACCGTCTTCCCTTCGAGGATCATCGGCGCCCCGGTCGCCCCGGTCGGGTTCGGATCGGCCGACGGAATCCCGCCCCACGAGGCGCACGAGCCGATGGCGACGATCGCCCCCGCCTGGGCCGCGACCTCGTTCAGCATGTCGACGGCCGTCTTGCCGCCGATCTTGCAGTAGATGCCGTTCTCCTTCGTCGGGATGGCGCCCTCGACAATGCAGACGTACTTGCCCGCGTGCGCCTTCATCGTGTCGTGGAGCACCTGCTCGGCCTGGTGGCCCGAGGCCGCGAGCAGCGTCTCGTGGTAGTCGAGCGAGATGAGGTCGAGAATCAGGCTCGCAAGGTCGGGGTGCGACGTCCGGAGCAGCGACTCCGTGCAGCCGGTGCACTCCTGGAAGTGCAGCCAGATGACCGACGGCTTGAGGCCCGCCACGGCGGCTTCGACCATCCGGGCCGCCGCCGTGCCCGTGAGCCCGACCGCGGCCGCGGCCATCGTGCACACGCGCACGAAGTCGCGGCGCGACACCGAGGGCAACACCTCCTCGTCGAAACCCCGCCGGGGCAGCAAGAGCGTCTCCTGAGTCGAACGAGGATAGGACCGACGAGGCAGAGCAGGCATGCAGTTCCTCCAGCGGTCGCGGGGGCGGACGCCGATCTTCTACGCCGTGGGACGGACGCTCCGAACGCCGAGGCGCCGGTGGGCCTTGGGGGTCGGCCCGGAAGCGGCGCGATCCGATCTGACGATGCGGCTGGACCGAGCAAATCCCGCGCCAGACTGATGTGTCGCTCTTTGCTGACGATCTGACGCGGGAGCGATACTCGGTCGGAAGCGCCCGAGGCCGAGCTGCCGGAAGGTCGGCGGGCGGCTGCCGGGCTCTCGGAAGGGACTGGTCGGCGGGCGACGCTCAGCAACTGGCTGGCGGCCGCAAGCCGCGATCCGGTTCGTCACTCCGGGGCTACGTTTCGACCACGATCGACCCGGTGGCCTCTTCGATCTTGCGCACCGGAACGCCCGCGTAAACGGCGTGGGCGTCGAGGCGCGAATACTTCGGCACGACGCTCAAGGCCCCGATCTGGCACTTCTCGCCGGCCTCGACGCCAATGCCCACCATGCTGCTCAGACCAACCGTGACCCCGGAGGCGAGGCGGACGCGACCGGTCTTCACGCGGCCGCCCTCGACGGTGTGACCCGACAGGTGCACACCCTCCCCGATGACGACGCGGTCGCCGAACTCGAGCAGGTTGTGGTCGGAGATCGACAGGCTGTTGACGTAAACGGAGCGGCCGATCTTCGCGCCGTTCCATTTCAGGTACCAGGTCCAGAGCGGCGAGGCACGAAAGAACGTGCCCACGAGCACTCGCACGACGTGCGTGGAGATCATGTAGCGCACCCAGTTGAGCAGCGGCCACTCCAGATCGCGGATCCGCCACTCGCCGTCGGGCGCGGTGCGCCAGCCGAAGAGCCGCGTCGAACCGGCTGAGAGGGCGACAAACGCCAGCGCGAATACCAGATACGCCGGCACGAGGGTCATCGCCACGAGCGTGGGGTGCAGCAAGGGGCGTGGCTCGGGCGGGATGACCCACGCGGCGAGCAGCGACCACGCGAGGAACGCCGGCAGCACCGACAGGCCGAACACGAGCGTCTGGACGACGAAGACAGACACCAGCGTCCAGACGACACGCCCGGTTCTCGCGAGCGACATGCCCCGACGCTACCACAGGTGGGGTCAGGTCTTGATTGCTGGCGTTTTTCACGACCTGACCCCAGGGTTACCGATGACCGGGACAGGACCGGACGGACGGGACCGCGAGCAGCGTGCCAGAAGCCGGATACTCGGCGCACACGGTCAGCGCTCGCTCCCGCACGATCGCCCGGTCCCACGTGCCGAGGTAGTACACGTCCGCGTCCGGG encodes:
- the hybA gene encoding hydrogenase 2 operon protein HybA: MKLGRRQALKVIAATGAMAAGSVAPASAARARREPPPDALGMLYDTTKCIGCKACVVACTEANHLEVDTSWSDGLYQAPLDLNGKTKNVIKLYREGPYQSYVKAQCMHCVDPACTSACMLGSLKKDPVTGIVTYDQRYCVGCRYCMMACPFNVTKFEYHKVAPNIVKCELCRHRFAEATLAETNGFSRFPANHGPACCEVCPREAVIYGKRSELLAEAKRRLAEHPDRYVPKIYGEDDAGGTQVLYLSHVPFEKIGLPDFGPRGVPHTAYTVQEGLYQGFVAPVALYGALAFVMWRNRKKGGQPADAAAGKGEAS
- a CDS encoding hydrogenase small subunit, with amino-acid sequence MPALPRRSYPRSTQETLLLPRRGFDEEVLPSVSRRDFVRVCTMAAAAVGLTGTAAARMVEAAVAGLKPSVIWLHFQECTGCTESLLRTSHPDLASLILDLISLDYHETLLAASGHQAEQVLHDTMKAHAGKYVCIVEGAIPTKENGIYCKIGGKTAVDMLNEVAAQAGAIVAIGSCASWGGIPSADPNPTGATGAPMILEGKTVVTIPGCPANPYNLLGTVLQYVALGTLPELDAKGRPKWAYGRTIHEHCPRRAHFDAGRFVDRYGDEAHKQGYCLYKVGCKGPQTHANCSVLHFGESADAWPIGLGHPCFGCTEQTLAFRVPMHDTVDIERPTPPDTYPPIAASQGHASAIAAGLAGLAGGALLGAGYKFAKSMDTEAPPKADGGKKEG